One Pelomicrobium methylotrophicum DNA window includes the following coding sequences:
- the cmk gene encoding (d)CMP kinase, with product MPPPEDVPVIAIDGPSASGKGTIAQGVARVLGFHYLDSGALYRLVALAARRRGIELTAEQPLAQVAAGLDASFEGDEVILDGERVTDTIRSEPVSQDASKVASHPQVRAALMARQRAFRRPPGLVAEGRDMGTHVFPDARLKIFLTASPEERARRRYKQLIDKGMDVTMIDLVRDIAERDRRDRERAVAPLKQADDAVLIDTTSLTIDEIVNAVVARYRSLTS from the coding sequence ATGCCGCCGCCTGAAGACGTGCCGGTGATCGCCATCGACGGCCCCTCGGCCTCGGGGAAAGGGACTATCGCCCAAGGGGTCGCCCGGGTCCTGGGGTTCCATTACCTGGACAGCGGCGCGCTTTATCGACTCGTGGCGCTCGCTGCGCGGCGTCGGGGCATTGAGCTCACGGCCGAACAGCCGTTGGCCCAAGTGGCGGCAGGGCTGGATGCGAGCTTCGAAGGGGATGAGGTAATCCTCGACGGCGAGCGGGTGACGGACACAATCCGCAGCGAACCGGTGTCTCAGGACGCCTCGAAAGTGGCTTCCCACCCCCAGGTTCGCGCGGCCTTGATGGCGCGGCAGCGGGCCTTTCGGCGGCCGCCCGGCCTGGTGGCGGAGGGGCGGGACATGGGCACTCACGTCTTCCCGGACGCACGGCTCAAGATCTTTTTGACCGCAAGCCCCGAGGAGCGGGCTCGGCGCCGTTATAAGCAGTTGATAGACAAAGGAATGGATGTTACTATGATAGATCTCGTTCGGGATATTGCCGAACGCGACCGCCGGGACCGCGAACGGGCCGTGGCTCCGCTGAAGCAGGCCGACGATGCGGTTTTGATCGACACAACGTCGCTTACCATCGACGAGATCGTCAATGCGGTGGTGGCTCGCTACCGGTCCCTGACGTCGTAG
- a CDS encoding integration host factor subunit beta, which produces MTKSELIARLAARHPQLVAKDAELAVKMILDAMASSLAKGERIEIRGFGSFGLNYRPPRVGRNPKSGERVEVPEKYVPHFKAGKELRERVDYNSKKSSP; this is translated from the coding sequence ATGACCAAGTCGGAGCTTATTGCGCGGTTGGCTGCGCGCCACCCGCAGTTGGTGGCGAAGGATGCGGAGCTGGCGGTGAAGATGATCCTGGATGCCATGGCTTCGAGCCTCGCCAAAGGGGAGCGAATCGAAATCCGCGGCTTCGGCAGTTTTGGGCTGAACTATCGTCCGCCGCGTGTCGGGCGCAATCCCAAGTCCGGCGAGAGGGTGGAAGTGCCGGAGAAGTATGTGCCCCACTTCAAGGCCGGCAAGGAACTGCGGGAACGGGTGGACTATAACAGCAAGAAGTCCTCGCCCTGA
- the aroA gene encoding 3-phosphoshikimate 1-carboxyvinyltransferase — MSTTYRVNPGGSVRGTVRVPGDKSISHRAIMLGSIAEGTTRITGFLEGEDALATMNIFRALGVRIEGPDAGRVAVHGVGLHGLQAPSRELDCGNSGTSMRLLAGLLAGQRFTSVLTGDASLQKRPMRRVAEPLARMGARIETAPEGRPPLTVYGTTRLRGIEYAMPVASAQVKSALLLAGLYASGRTCVTEPAPTRDHTERMLRAFGYPVTSTGSTVCVESGGKLSACDIEVPGDISSAAFFLVAASIAPGSDLTLLHVGVNPSRTGVLEILRRMGADITLMNERLVGGEPVADIRVRHAPLKGVEVPPELVPLAIDEFPVLFVAAASAAGETLVTGAEELRVKESDRIAVMAEGLRRLGVEAQPMPDGMRIRGGPYGGGVVDSHGDHRVAMAFAVAALRASQAIEILDCAPVATSFPGFVQLAREAGLDIEERRD, encoded by the coding sequence ATGAGCACGACTTACCGCGTCAACCCCGGGGGCTCGGTGCGGGGCACCGTCCGGGTGCCAGGGGACAAATCGATCTCCCATCGCGCCATCATGCTGGGCTCCATCGCGGAGGGGACGACCCGGATCACGGGGTTTCTCGAGGGCGAGGACGCCTTGGCCACCATGAACATCTTCCGTGCGCTGGGGGTGCGCATCGAGGGACCGGACGCCGGTCGGGTGGCGGTGCACGGGGTGGGCCTGCATGGGCTGCAAGCGCCCTCGCGGGAGTTGGACTGCGGCAACTCCGGCACGTCGATGCGGCTGCTGGCGGGCCTGCTGGCGGGGCAGCGGTTTACTTCCGTGCTCACAGGGGACGCTTCCCTCCAGAAGCGCCCGATGCGGCGTGTGGCGGAACCGCTGGCGCGGATGGGGGCGCGCATCGAGACGGCCCCCGAGGGCCGGCCACCGCTCACGGTCTATGGGACCACCCGGCTGCGGGGGATCGAGTACGCCATGCCGGTGGCAAGCGCCCAGGTGAAATCGGCGCTCCTGCTGGCGGGCCTTTACGCGAGCGGGCGCACCTGCGTGACCGAACCGGCGCCCACGCGGGACCATACCGAGCGCATGCTGCGTGCCTTTGGCTACCCGGTCACCTCGACGGGCTCGACCGTCTGTGTCGAGAGCGGGGGCAAGCTTTCCGCTTGTGACATCGAGGTGCCGGGGGACATCTCTTCCGCTGCCTTTTTCCTGGTGGCGGCGAGCATCGCACCGGGCTCAGACCTCACGCTGTTGCACGTGGGCGTCAACCCCTCGCGCACCGGCGTGCTGGAGATCCTGAGGCGCATGGGCGCCGACATCACGCTCATGAACGAGCGGCTGGTGGGCGGGGAGCCGGTGGCCGATATCCGCGTGCGGCATGCGCCCCTCAAGGGCGTCGAGGTACCGCCCGAGCTGGTGCCGCTTGCCATCGACGAGTTCCCTGTCCTCTTCGTGGCCGCCGCGTCGGCCGCCGGTGAGACGCTGGTGACCGGCGCCGAGGAGCTGCGTGTGAAAGAGAGCGACCGTATCGCAGTGATGGCCGAGGGTTTGCGCCGCCTGGGAGTCGAAGCTCAGCCGATGCCGGATGGCATGCGCATCCGGGGTGGACCCTACGGGGGTGGGGTCGTGGACAGCCACGGCGATCACCGGGTGGCGATGGCCTTCGCCGTGGCGGCGCTGAGGGCTTCGCAGGCCATCGAGATCCTGGATTGTGCCCCTGTGGCGACCTCGTTTCCCGGGTTTGTCCAGCTCGCGCGCGAGGCGGGTCTGGACATCGAAGAGCGAAGGGATTAA
- a CDS encoding prephenate dehydrogenase produces the protein MREARLKTLVVVGVGLIGGSFALALKAAGRVDRVVGVGRTRENLQHALDAGLVDEVAESLACAAPGADVVLLAAPVGQTGRLMAQLAPCLNGRTIVTDAGSTKQDVVAMARTFLSMHIARFVPAHPIAGMERSGAAAATAELYRGRTVVLTPLPETDPAARDTVRSLWEACGAQVVEMAPDHHDRVLAAVSHLPHLLAFALMDLVGRHAEAETFLRFAGSGFRDVTRIAASSPEMWRDICLANREALLALVDAYCAELDEVRDLVAQGDGEALARLFARARQARQRLDQEA, from the coding sequence GTGAGGGAGGCTCGTCTCAAGACGCTGGTCGTGGTGGGCGTCGGCCTGATCGGGGGCTCCTTCGCCCTCGCGCTCAAGGCTGCGGGCCGCGTGGATCGGGTCGTGGGCGTGGGCCGGACCCGGGAAAATCTCCAGCACGCCCTCGACGCCGGGCTCGTGGACGAAGTGGCCGAATCCCTGGCCTGCGCCGCCCCCGGCGCGGACGTGGTGCTGCTGGCGGCACCGGTCGGGCAGACCGGACGCCTGATGGCTCAACTCGCGCCCTGCCTGAACGGTCGGACCATCGTGACGGACGCCGGCAGCACCAAGCAGGACGTGGTGGCCATGGCGCGGACGTTTCTTTCCATGCATATCGCCCGCTTTGTTCCTGCCCACCCGATCGCGGGGATGGAGCGCAGCGGCGCGGCGGCCGCCACGGCGGAGCTCTATCGGGGCCGCACGGTGGTGCTGACGCCGCTGCCTGAAACCGATCCGGCGGCCCGCGACACCGTGCGCTCCCTTTGGGAAGCGTGCGGCGCCCAAGTGGTGGAAATGGCGCCGGACCACCACGACCGGGTGCTGGCGGCAGTCAGTCATCTTCCCCATCTGCTCGCCTTCGCGTTGATGGACCTGGTCGGGCGCCACGCGGAGGCCGAGACCTTCCTGCGTTTCGCCGGCAGCGGCTTTCGTGACGTCACCCGGATTGCGGCGAGTTCTCCGGAAATGTGGCGCGATATTTGCCTTGCCAACCGCGAGGCGCTACTGGCCCTCGTTGACGCGTACTGCGCGGAGCTCGACGAGGTGCGCGATCTGGTGGCGCAGGGCGATGGCGAGGCGCTCGCGCGGCTTTTTGCGCGGGCCCGGCAGGCCCGTCAACGACTGGATCAAGAGGCATGA
- the lapB gene encoding lipopolysaccharide assembly protein LapB: MEFEYWWLLALPLFFALGWMAARVDIKQLLSESRRVPSSYFKGLNFLLNEQPDKAIEAFIEVVKVDPETIELHFALGSLFRRRGEVERAIRMHQNLLDRNDLPQEFREDALYELAQDYFKAGLLDRAEELLLRLEGTRHEQAALRQLLEIYETEKDWEKAIATSRRMDSITGQSSAKDIANYYCELAANAITHSRPEEARQRLREALEVNRKCARANVLLGELEMQLGRPAAAIEAWKKIEFQNPAYFALVAERLMEAYRQLGKPDEGLQLLRGYLALQPSVDLLDTVFRATLELQGTEAAYRLVREELRRHPTLLGLDRLLEAQLLNAPPSWRQDLELIKSLVQSHTRSLAMYRCGACGFRARQYYWRCPACGGWETYPPLRTEEKELAA, from the coding sequence ATGGAATTCGAATACTGGTGGTTGCTGGCGCTGCCGCTGTTCTTCGCGCTGGGATGGATGGCGGCCCGGGTGGACATCAAGCAGCTCCTTTCCGAGTCGCGTCGCGTGCCGTCGTCCTACTTCAAGGGCCTCAATTTCCTGCTCAACGAGCAGCCGGACAAGGCGATCGAGGCGTTCATCGAGGTGGTGAAAGTGGACCCCGAGACCATCGAGCTGCACTTTGCGCTGGGGAGCCTTTTCCGCCGCCGCGGAGAAGTGGAACGGGCGATCCGCATGCACCAGAACCTCCTGGACCGCAACGACCTGCCGCAGGAGTTTCGCGAGGACGCCCTGTACGAGCTGGCGCAGGATTACTTCAAGGCGGGGCTCCTGGACCGGGCCGAGGAGTTGCTGCTCCGGCTGGAGGGCACGCGGCACGAGCAGGCGGCCCTCAGGCAGCTGCTCGAGATCTACGAGACTGAGAAGGACTGGGAAAAGGCGATCGCCACATCGCGGCGCATGGACAGCATCACGGGACAGTCGAGCGCCAAGGACATCGCGAACTATTACTGCGAGCTGGCGGCGAACGCCATCACCCACTCGCGCCCAGAAGAAGCCCGGCAGCGTTTGCGGGAGGCGCTCGAAGTGAACCGCAAGTGTGCCCGCGCCAATGTCCTGCTCGGCGAGCTGGAGATGCAGCTGGGACGCCCGGCAGCCGCCATTGAGGCATGGAAGAAGATCGAGTTCCAGAACCCTGCCTACTTCGCCTTGGTGGCCGAGCGGCTGATGGAAGCGTACCGCCAACTGGGCAAGCCGGACGAAGGGCTGCAGCTGCTGCGTGGTTACCTGGCGCTGCAGCCGTCGGTGGATCTTCTCGACACGGTGTTCCGGGCCACGCTGGAGCTCCAGGGAACGGAGGCGGCCTACCGGCTGGTGCGCGAAGAGTTGCGCCGCCATCCGACCTTGTTGGGGCTGGACCGGTTGCTGGAGGCCCAGCTCCTCAACGCGCCGCCGTCGTGGCGCCAGGACCTGGAACTCATCAAAAGCCTGGTGCAGAGCCATACCCGCAGCCTGGCGATGTACCGCTGCGGCGCGTGTGGGTTCCGCGCGCGCCAATACTACTGGCGTTGCCCGGCGTGCGGCGGCTGGGAGACCTACCCCCCGCTTCGCACTGAAGAAAAGGAGCTGGCGGCGTGA
- a CDS encoding LapA family protein: MRVVSWILRIILFLLLLTFALKNMDEVTVRYYFGIEWQAPLALVIFVFFVAGTVIGVIAGFVGELGRRRRRAQAVEARSPLDPHA, encoded by the coding sequence ATGCGCGTTGTTTCCTGGATTCTGCGCATCATCCTGTTCCTCTTGCTCCTCACCTTCGCGCTAAAGAACATGGACGAGGTGACGGTCCGCTACTACTTCGGAATCGAGTGGCAGGCGCCCTTGGCGCTGGTAATCTTCGTGTTCTTCGTGGCCGGGACAGTGATCGGCGTGATCGCCGGCTTCGTCGGTGAGCTGGGACGGCGCCGCCGCAGGGCGCAGGCCGTGGAGGCCCGATCGCCTCTGGATCCCCACGCCTAG
- the pyrF gene encoding orotidine-5'-phosphate decarboxylase: MSDPRIVVALDVDSRQAALTLARQLDPTLCRVKVGKELYVAEGPRLVQELMADGFEVFLDLKFHDIPNTVAGACKAAAALGVWMVNVHALGGRAMLAAAADALSGIRQPPLLVAVTVLTSLGPADLAEVGIAGSPEEAVLRLATLAKRCGLDGVVCSPLEAARLRSELGPDFRLVTPGVRPTPRADDQTRVATPRGALSAGADYLVIGRPITRAPDPRAALLAIHREIHA; encoded by the coding sequence ATGAGCGATCCGCGCATCGTGGTTGCGCTGGATGTGGATTCGCGCCAGGCTGCGCTCACGCTGGCCCGGCAGTTGGACCCGACACTGTGCCGCGTGAAGGTGGGCAAGGAGCTCTATGTGGCGGAAGGACCACGGCTGGTCCAGGAGCTGATGGCGGACGGCTTCGAAGTGTTTCTGGACCTCAAGTTCCATGACATTCCGAACACCGTCGCCGGGGCATGCAAGGCCGCCGCTGCGCTGGGGGTGTGGATGGTGAACGTGCATGCCCTTGGCGGGCGGGCGATGCTCGCGGCGGCCGCCGACGCCCTGAGCGGGATACGGCAGCCGCCGCTCCTCGTGGCGGTGACGGTGCTCACCAGCCTCGGGCCGGCGGACCTCGCGGAGGTTGGGATCGCTGGATCCCCGGAGGAGGCGGTGCTGCGGCTTGCAACGCTGGCCAAGCGTTGCGGACTGGACGGCGTCGTATGCTCGCCGCTGGAGGCGGCGCGTTTGAGGAGCGAGCTGGGACCAGATTTCAGGCTGGTGACGCCAGGGGTACGACCCACCCCCAGGGCGGACGACCAGACCCGGGTGGCGACCCCGCGCGGGGCGCTCTCCGCCGGCGCTGATTACCTGGTGATCGGTCGCCCGATCACCCGCGCACCCGACCCCCGAGCGGCCCTCCTCGCCATCCATCGTGAAATCCATGCCTGA
- the rpsA gene encoding 30S ribosomal protein S1, translated as MANASPASETQETFAALFEESLARKEMRVGEVITAEVVRVDPNFVVVNAGLKSESVIPIDEFRNDRGEIEVKPGEFVSVAIEALEDGYGETRLSRERAKRLAAWHDLEQAMEKGEVVKGVVSGKVKGGLTVMINGIRAFLPGSLVDIRPMKDTSPLEGKELEFKVIKLDRKRNNVVVSRRAVLEQTLGAERQALLESLKEGAVVKGIVKNITDYGAFVDLGGIDGLLHITDLAWRRVKHPSEVLSVGDEVTAKVLKFDQEKNRVSLGLKQLGEDPWVGISRRYPQGTRLFGKVTNITDYGAFVEIEEGIEGLVHVSEMDWTNKNIHPSKVVQVGDEVEVMILEIDEDRRRISLGMKQCMPNPWEEFAMNFKKGDRVKGQIKSITDFGIFIGLPGGIDGLVHLSDLSWSIPGEEAVRQYKKGDEVEAVVLSIDVERERISLGIKQLEGDPFTAYVAKHDKNSVVSGTVKSIDAKGAVIQLDNDVEGYLRASEVSRDRVEDIRTRLKEGDTVEAMIINIDRKNRTINLSIKAKDLAEQNEALQKMASESVSGAGTTNLGALLKAKLDGKNTEE; from the coding sequence ATGGCTAACGCTTCCCCTGCATCGGAGACCCAAGAGACTTTTGCGGCGTTGTTCGAGGAGAGCTTGGCGCGGAAGGAAATGCGCGTGGGCGAGGTGATCACCGCTGAAGTCGTTCGGGTCGATCCCAACTTCGTTGTCGTCAATGCAGGGCTGAAATCGGAAAGCGTGATTCCGATCGATGAGTTTCGCAATGACCGGGGCGAAATCGAAGTCAAGCCGGGCGAGTTCGTCAGCGTTGCCATCGAGGCGCTGGAGGACGGCTACGGCGAGACGCGTCTGTCCCGGGAGCGAGCCAAGCGCCTGGCGGCCTGGCACGATCTGGAACAGGCCATGGAAAAAGGCGAAGTGGTCAAGGGCGTGGTGTCCGGCAAGGTCAAGGGCGGCCTCACCGTCATGATCAACGGTATCCGCGCCTTCCTTCCCGGATCGCTGGTGGACATCCGGCCGATGAAGGACACTTCCCCGCTCGAAGGCAAAGAGCTCGAGTTCAAGGTCATCAAGCTCGACCGCAAGCGCAATAACGTCGTCGTCTCGCGGCGGGCGGTGCTGGAGCAGACCCTGGGCGCCGAGCGCCAGGCCCTGCTGGAAAGCCTGAAGGAAGGGGCGGTGGTGAAGGGCATCGTGAAGAACATCACCGACTATGGCGCTTTCGTCGACTTGGGCGGCATCGACGGCTTGCTGCACATCACCGACCTGGCGTGGCGGCGCGTCAAGCATCCCTCCGAGGTTCTCTCGGTGGGGGACGAGGTCACCGCCAAGGTGCTGAAGTTTGATCAGGAAAAGAACCGCGTCTCGCTGGGGCTCAAGCAGCTGGGCGAGGACCCGTGGGTCGGCATCTCGCGCCGCTATCCCCAGGGAACTCGCTTGTTCGGGAAGGTCACCAATATCACCGACTACGGTGCCTTCGTCGAAATCGAGGAGGGTATCGAAGGCCTGGTGCACGTCTCCGAGATGGACTGGACCAACAAGAACATTCATCCGTCCAAGGTGGTGCAGGTGGGCGACGAAGTGGAGGTGATGATCCTGGAGATCGACGAGGATCGCCGTCGCATCTCCCTGGGGATGAAGCAGTGCATGCCCAATCCTTGGGAAGAGTTCGCCATGAACTTCAAGAAGGGCGATCGAGTGAAGGGTCAGATCAAGTCCATCACCGACTTCGGCATTTTCATTGGGCTGCCCGGCGGCATCGACGGCTTGGTGCATCTATCGGACCTGTCCTGGAGCATCCCTGGCGAGGAAGCGGTGCGCCAGTACAAGAAGGGCGACGAGGTGGAAGCCGTGGTGCTGTCCATCGACGTGGAGCGCGAGCGCATCTCGCTGGGTATCAAGCAGCTCGAAGGCGATCCTTTTACCGCTTATGTGGCCAAGCACGATAAGAACTCCGTGGTCTCGGGCACTGTCAAGTCGATCGATGCGAAAGGGGCCGTCATTCAGCTGGATAACGACGTCGAGGGCTATCTGCGGGCATCCGAAGTGTCGCGCGACCGCGTCGAGGACATCCGCACGCGCCTGAAGGAGGGCGATACCGTCGAGGCGATGATCATCAACATCGACCGCAAAAATCGCACCATCAACCTGTCGATCAAAGCCAAGGATCTCGCGGAGCAGAACGAGGCGTTGCAGAAAATGGCGTCCGAGAGCGTGTCCGGCGCGGGCACCACCAATTTGGGAGCATTGCTCAAGGCCAAACTGGACGGGAAGAACACCGAAGAATAA